In Nocardioides sp. WS12, the DNA window CGCGGTCACGGCGCTCGTGGCGATTCCGCTGACGGTGCCGTCCATCGACCTGCCTGGTACGGCGCAGCAGCAGCCCGGCGTGGGTGCGGTCCTGCTCCTGCTGCACGGTGCCTGGCTCACTGCTGCAGTGCTCGGCGGCTTGTCGTTGCACCACCTCGGCGACCAGACCCGCCCGGTGCAGGCGGGCCTGGCCATCGGCGGCGTCGCTGCCGTCGTCGCGCCGCTCGTCGCGCTGGTGTGGTTCGCCGGCTGGGGTGGGGAGGAGCTCACCGACGACGCACCGTCCGACGTGCCCGTCTACATGGTCCAGCGTGCGCAGGAGGCCCCCGAGAACGGTGTCCTGGTGCTGCGCGGATCCATCGACGACGGCATCCGTTACGACGTGCACCGCGGCGACGGTCCGACGGTGGGCGAGGACGAAGTCGCCGCGTTGACCCCGGAAGACCCGGAGATCACGACGATCATCCGCTCGCTGGTGACGTCGCCGGACGGCGAGGCCCTGGACGCGCTGGCGGAGTACGGGATCCTCTACATCGTCCAGGCCGCTCCGGCCGATGGCGCCGTCGCGGCCAGCCTCGACGCCACGTCCGGCCTCGACCAGGCCAGTTCCGAGCGCGGCACCCGCGCCTGGCAGGTCACTCCCGGCCCCGAGCCGCTCCCCGGGCACCAGGCCTGGTTCCGCTGGCTGCTGCTGATCATCCAGGGCTGTGCGATCCCGGTGCTGGTCGTCCTTGCCCTGCCCCCGTTGCGAAGGAGTCGCGATGACTGAGTCCTCGACGTCCTCGACCCCGGGTGCCGGACGACGCTCCTCGGTCACCCCTGAGCGTCGGATCGACATCATCGTCGCGCTGGCCATCGTCCTGCCCACCGTGGTCGCGCTGTGCGTCACCCTGATCGGCCGCGAGGGCGACCCCGTTGCCGGGCTGCGTCCGCCGACCACCTCGACGCTGACCGCCGCCACCCTGGCCTGCCCGGCGGGCCTCGACGGCACCAGTGGCCCGGTCCGGGCGGTCCGTGCGCCAGGGGTCCCCGGCGGCAAGGTCGCGGTCCGCACGAGTGCGACACCGGTCGACCAGGGCAGCGGCACGTCCCAGGGCACGACCAAGGAAGGCGCTGAGGTCACGGTCACCGTCGGCGGCGGAGTCGTCGTCCCCGCCAGCGGCGGAGCGACCGTGCTCGACGGCCGCGGGGACGCGGCGCCCGGTCTGGTGGCCGGCCGCGGCGACCGGCTCGCCGTGCCCGAGTGCCGTGCCCCGTCGTACGACGAATGGCTGGTCGGGATCAGCGGGTCGGCGCGTTACGCGACGACCCTCGAACTCGTGAACCCCGACGACGGCGATGCGGTCGTCGACCTCGAGCTCCTCGGTCCTGCGGGACCGATCGACGAACCGGGTCTCCGGGGCATCCAGGTGCCCGGGCACAGCGTCAAGCGGCTCGAACTGGCGAAGGTCGCGCCCATGGCCGACGTGGCCGCGGCCCACCTCACCGTCACCCGCGGACGGGTGACGGCGACGGCCCGCAACACCCGCGACCCGCTGGGTCGGGGACGGGTCACCACCGATTTCCTGCCGGCACATGCCGAACCCGCCACCACGAACCTGATCCTCGGCATCCCGGAGCGGAGGGCGGGTCCGACCTTGTTCCTGGCCAACCCGGGCGCCGACGAGATCCGGGTGACCACCCGTCTCGTGACGGCCGACGCGTCGTTCACCCCCGCCGGTGCGGAGGAGATCAAGGTCGCTCCCCACTCGATCAGGACGGTCAGCCTGACCAGCGTCCTCTCCGGTGACGCCGCGAAGGGTGTCGTCGGCGTCGAACTCAGGTCAACCGGTCCGGTCACGTCCTCGGTGCGGCTGCTGACGAAGACCGACCTGGTCCTGCTCGCTCCCGTGCCGCTGCTGCGCGACCCCGCGGCCGCCGTACTGCCGCTGGGGGCGAAGACGCTCCTGCTCGGCGGTGCGGACAGGACCGGCGTGGTCCACGTGAAGTCGTACGACGCCGCCGGCACGGTGCTGGCCGACAAGCCGGTCGAGGTCGGGCCGGATCGGGCGGTGAGCCTGGCCTTGCCACCGAAGGCCGTGACGATCACCGTCGAGGCACGCAACACGACGGTCGGTGCCGTGGTCTCGATCCCTGCAACGGGACGCGGGCCTGGGCTCGCCACGATCCGGGTCCGCGCAGCCGAGCTGCGTTCGCGCATCCCGGTGGTCGTCCCGCAGTAGGGATCAGCCCGGATCAGTCCGTGTCGGCCGGGTAGCGCGGGTCGACCTCACTGGGGTCGATGCCGAGCAGTTCGGCGACCTGTTCGACCACCACGGTCAGCAGGATCGCCTCGAGGTCCGCGCGGTCCGCTGCGCGATGCTCCAGCGGCCGCCGGAACACGACCAGGCGGGTCGGCGTGGCGCCGGTTCCCCGCACCAGCGAGGACAACGGCACGCGGCCGGAGTCCCAGTCGTCGGGGAGTTGCGGGGTGTCCTCGACGGCGTACTCGACCAGCCCGAGGCGGGTTGACCAGCGCCCGTCGATCTCGGTGACGATGTCGAGCATGATCCGGTCGAAGGTCTCGCGGCGGCTGCGTGGCCGCGGCGGTCGGGGCGAGCCGAGCGGCCCCGAGCGGGGGAGGACGGCCGGTCCCCGGACACCGCGGCCGCGGCGATCCCGGCGAGGACGAGGGCGGCCCGCTCCGTCGTCTGACTGTTCTGGCTCCACGATCCGCGAGCCTAGCCACCGCTGCCTCCCTGGGACGGTAGCGTCTGCGCCGTGAGCGCGATTCCGGCCCAGCAGGGACTCCGAACCTGCTCCCGCACGGCCTGCGCCCGGCGCGCCGTCGCGACCCTGACCTATGTCTACGCCGACTCGACGGCCGTCCTCGGTCCGTTGGCGACCTTCGCGGAGCCGCACGCCTACGACCTGTGCGAGACGCACAGCGAACGACTCTCTGCCCCGCGCGGCTGGGAGGTGCTGCGCCTCGCTCTCGGCACCCAGCAGTCCGGTCCCAGCGGCGACGACCTGCTGGCGCTCGCCGACGCCGTCCGCGAGGCCGCGCGCCCGGTCCGTCGTCCGGTCATCGAGCAACCCCGCGAGACGGGGCGCGAGACCGCCCGCAAGGGTCATCTCCGGATGCTCACGTCCGACGACTGAGTTACTCCTTCCCTGCCAGTTGTCGGCTGGTTGGAGCCGTTGCACTACTGTCCCGTTCATGGCCAGTGCCACGACCTCACCGGACAACCTGAGCAAGGTCTTCAAGGCCTACGACGTACGCGGCATCGTTGGTGAACAACTCGACGAGGAGTTGGCCCGCGCTGCGGGATCGGCCTACGTCGAGGTGCTCGGGATCGACGCCCTCGTCATCGGCTACGACATGCGGCCCAGCTCCCCGTCCCTGGCCGGCGCGTTCGCCGACGGTGCGACGACCGCGGGTGCCGACGTCACGATGATCGGCCTCGCCTCGACCGACCAGCTCTACTTCGCCTCGGGCCACCTCGGCCTGCCGGGCGCGATGTTCACCGCGAGCCACAATCCGGCGCAGTACAACGGGATCAAGCTCTGCCGTGCCTACGCGCAGCCGGTGGGAGTGGAGAGTGGCCTCGCTGAGATCCGCGACCGTGTCGCCGCGGTCTCGACAGGCTCGACCAACGGGGCGGGCTCGACCAACGGGGCGGGCTCGACCAACGGCCGCACGGGAGCGGTCGGCAACCTCGACGTGCTCCAGGCCTACGCCGCGCACCTGCTGTCGCTGGCGCCGGTGACGGGCCGCAAGCTGAAGGTCGTCGTCGACGCCGGCAACGGCATGGCCGGTCACACCGCACCGGCCGTGTTCGACCGGCTCGCGGACCAGGTCGACATGGTCCCGATGTACTTCGAGCTCGACGGCACCTTCCCCAACCACGAGGCCAACCCCATCGAGGCGGCCAACCTCGTCGACCTTCAGAAGCGGGTGCTCGCCGAGCGCGCCGACATCGGTCTGGCCTTCGACGGCGACGCCGACCGGTGCTTCCTCGTCGACGAACGCGGTGAGCTGGTCTCGCCCTCCACGCTGACGGCGTTGATCGCGGCCCGCGAGCTCGCCAAGGAGCCCGGCTCGACGATCATCTACAACCTGATCACCTCGCGAGCGGTGCCGGAGATCGTCACCGAGCTCGGCGGCACCCCGGTCCGCACCCGTGTGGGGCACTCCTACATCAAGGCCGAGATGGCCGAGACCGACGCCATCTTCGGTGGCGAGCACAGCGGCCACTTCTACTTCCGTGACTTCTGGCGTGCCGACTCCGGGATGCTCGCGGCGCTGCACGCGATGGCCGCGCTCGCCGAGGCCGACGTACCGCTCTCGCGCCTGCTGGAGGACTACGAGCGCTACCCGCTCAGCGGCGAGATCAACAGCACGGTCGAGGACCAGGGCGCTGTCCTGGTTGCCCTCGAGAAGGAGTACGACGCCCGCGACGGCGTCACGATCGACAAGCTCGACGGGCTGAGCATCAGCCACGCCGACTGGGCGTTCAACGTGCGCGCCTCCAACACCGAGCCGCTGCTGCGGCTCAACGCCGAAGGAAAGGACGAGTCCACCATGGCCCGAGTCCGCGACGAAGCACTGGCGATCATCCGGGGTGGCAAGTGAGCGCCCCCGAGATCTCTCCCGAACTGCTGGCGATCATCGTCTGCCCTGCCTGCAAGGGCGACCTGACGCTGACCCCCGCTGCTGCCGCCGACGGCACCGATGAACTCGTGTGCGGCGGCTGCGGCCTGGCCTACCCCGTGCGCGACGGCATCCCGGTGCTGCTCGTCGACGAGGCTCGTTCGCCGGCCTAGAGCCCGGTCCTCGCCATGGTCTGGTTCGACGAGTCCCGCCTGGATGACCAGAGCGCCCTGGGCAGCGCCGACCTGCGGTTGCGCACGCTCGCCGAGTCCGGCGCGCGGGTACGACGTGAGGTGGGCGCCGCAGCGGACGCGATTGCCGAAGCCGTCTCACGGGCCAGTGACACCCGTCCCCGTGCGGTGATCGCCGCCGGCCCGGACTCCCGGTTGCTGCGGGCGGTCCTCGAGCCGTTCTGCCCGGTGCCGTTCGTTGCCTGGCCTGCCCCCGCACTTCCCGGCTGGGCCGGCAGCCTCGACCTGGTCGTGGTGCTGGCGCCCGAGGGCTCCGACCCCGGCACCGCGTCCGCGGTCGCCGAAGCGGCCCGACGTGGCTGCCAGCTCGTGGTCGCCACCCCGTCGGAGTCGCTGGTTGCCCAGCACGCCACCGGCCGCTGGACCACCATCCTTCCCACGGACACCGCCGACCAGTTGGCCACCGCGGTGGCGATGCTGTCGTTCCTGGGCCAGATCCAGCTCGGGCCGAACGCCGACCCCGAGGCCGTTGCCGACGCGCTCGACGTGGTGGCCATCGCGTGTTCGCCGAACCGCGACATCTCGATCAACCCCGCCAAGATGCTGGCCATCTCGCTGGCTGACGCCAGTCCGCTGGTCTGGGGCGGGTCGGTCCTGGCTGCCCGGGCCGCCCGACGCGTCGCGGAGTCGATTCGTCGTACGTCGGGACGCACGGCTCTTGCCGGTGACGCGGAGCACCTGCTGCCCGTGATCGAGGCGGCACGTGCGCGCAACGTGTTCGCCGACCCGTTCGCCGACGACGACGGCGAACGGCGTCCGGTGCTGGTGATCCTCGACGACGGGGTCGATGACCCGGTGGTCCGGGACCAGCGGATCCGCCTCGAAGAGGCCTGCCTGGGCCACGACGTGCGGATCGAGCACGTCGCGTCCGAGGCGGCCGGCGAAGTGGATCGCTACGCCTCATTGCTGCTCAACGGCACCTACGCCGCGGAGTACCTCCGCCTGGGCCTCGTCCCGGACTGAGCGCCCTTTCCGGGCCTCCGGACGGGGTTGTCGGGTTGTCTGACACTTGGACTTCCTTCAGGTGGGTCGGGTAGCAAGGAGTGATGCCCTCCACCACGCGGGACCCTTGGCTCGACAACGCGAAGATGGCGCTGGTCGCCCTCGTGGTACTCGGCCACACGTGGGCGTTGCTGCCGCCGGGTGGCCCCGGCGGGGCGTTGTACGACTTCCTCTACCTGTGGCACATGCCGGCGTTCGTCTTCGTTTCCGGCTACCTGTCGCGGGCGTTCACGTGGGCGCCGGGCCGGATGTGGCAACTGGTCACGACGCTGGCTGTCCCGTACCTCGTGTTCGAGGCCGCGCTCGCGCTGTTCCGGATCAAGGTGGGCGGGGAGAACCTCGTCGACCTGTTCACCGATCCGCATTTCCCGCTCTGGTACCTCCCCGCGCTGATCGTGTGGCGTCTCCTCACGCCGATGTTCCGGCCGTTGTGGGGTGGCGTCGTCGTCGCGGTGGCGGTCAGCCTCGCCAGCGGCTTCATCGACGGCGAGTTCTCGCAACTGTTCGACTTCGCGCGGATTCTGGGCCTGCTGCCGTTCTTCGTGCTCGGCCTCAAGGCGACCCCGGAGCGACTCGAGGCGCTGCGTTCGCGCTCCGCCAGGGTGCTGGGTGCCGCGGTCTTCGCCGTGATCGGCCTGCTCGCCCTGACGCTCGACCGCTGGGCCAGTGGTGACTACCTCTACTTCAAGCCCTACGCCTACGTCGACGCGTCGGACCAGACCGCCGTGCTGACCCGTCTGCTCGTGCTCGGCGTCGGGATGGCCGGCGCCGTCGCCTGGCTGGCGGTGGTGCCGCGCGTCGGTGGCTGGTTCGCCGGGATGGGCGCCGCCACGATGGTCGTCTACCTGTTCCACGGCTTCGCCGTGAAGGGCCTGGAGTACGCCGGATTCCCCGAGTGGGCCGAGGGCCGGCCCTGGCTCGGGCTGGTCGCCGCGACGGTTGCGGGGCTCGGTATCGCGCTCGGCCTGGCGGTTACGCCGGTACGACGACTCCTCCAGCACGTGGTGGATCCGTTCGCCTCCGCCGACCGCAGGGTCGACGACGCGGTGGCACTGGCGGTCGTCGTACAGGAGCAGGAGCGCGAACTGGTGGGGGAGCCGGTCACCGTGGGCCGGTAGCCTTCCGCCATGCCCATCACCACGACCATCTCCGTGACTGGACTGGCCGCGTGAGCGCCGGACTCTTCGGTCTGCTCGACGACGTCGCCGCCATCGCCAAGCTCGCGGCCGCGTCGATCGACGACGTCGGTGCCGCAGCAGGTCGCGCCACGACGAAGGCCGCCGGTGTGGTCATCGACGACACGGCCGTGACACCGCAGTACGTCCACGGCCTGGCTGCCGACCGCGAACTCCCGATCGTCAAGCAGATCGCCATCGGTTCGATCCGCAACAAGCTGCTGATCATCCTGCCGGCCGCGCTGCTGCTCAGCGAGTTCCTCCCGGACCTGCTGCCGATCATCCTGATGGCCGGTGGCACGTTCCTGGCCTACGAAGGCGCCCACAAGGTCTGGCACATGCTGTCGGACCACGACGACCACGACACCCCCGTGAGCGAGGTCAGCCCGGAGGCCGAGAAGGCCATGATCGCCGGTGCGGTCCGCACCGACCTGATCCTGTCGGCCGAGATCATGGTGATCGCGCTCGCCGACATCGACGACGACGCGAGCTTCTGGGCGCGCCTCGCGATCCTCGTGGTGGTCGCCTTCGTCATCACGATTGCTGTGTACGGCGTCGTGGCGCTGATCGTGAAGATGGACGACGTCGGCCTCAACCTCGCCCAGCGCAAGGCGTCCTTCGTGCAGGCGATCGGTCGCGGCCTGGTGGCCGGCATGCCGAAGTTGCTGTCGTTCATCTCCATCGTCGGCACCGTCGCGATGCTCTGGGTCGGTGGCCACATCCTGCTCGTGAACATCCACGAGGTCGGTTGGTGGGATGCCCCCTACGAATGGGTCCACGGCATCGAGCACGACATCAAGCACGCCGTGCACGGCTTCCTCGGCGGCGTCCTCGCCTGGCTCGCCAACACCGGCATCTCTGCCGTGATCGGGCTTGTCGTCGGCTCCGTCGTGGTCGCGATCACCCGGGTGCTGCCGTTCACCGGCGACAAGGACCCGATCGAGCACTACGACACGGATGAGTCCTCCGACGCCCCTGCGAACCCATCGCACTGACCGCGTCTCCCCGACCGTCGGGCCTGGTCATGCGATCGCGTCGTCCTGCCAAGGCGTGCCTGCTCCTGGCGTGCCTGCTGCTCCTCCTGGCAGTGACGCTGTGGTTCGACAACCCCGCCGTGGACGTCAGCGCCTCGGACTTCACCGGCGAGTCAGGTGGCGAGGTGGGCTGCAGCATCGCGCCCTGGGACGCCGGGCTCAACGGGAACGATGAGGGACCCGGCGGCGAGCACCCCCACGACTACTTCGTCGAAGTGGGAGCCGCCTGCTACGCAGCCAACATGACGAGGTTCCGCGTCGCCGTCGGTGCCGGTGCGCTGGCGCTGGCGGCGTTGGCGGCTGGCGTCTTCCTGGCCCTGCGGCCGCGGTCGGCTGCTGGGCCGAGGGCTGACCCCGCCTGAGGTCGCGGGCATGCCGCTGGCCCCGCTGGTGGGCGGGGTGCGGGGCGGTGGGAGTTATTCGTCGGGGTCGATGAGCCGTGGTGGGTCGAGGGCGCGGGTGCCGTCGGGTCCGACGAGGAAGTGGTGGCCGTTCGGGCTGATCCACAGGTAGAGGCCGGGGTGGATCACGGTGTAGCGCCAGTTGCTGAAGGTCTTGGCGCGGTGATGTCGTCGGCATCCGGGGGCGAGGTT includes these proteins:
- a CDS encoding metallopeptidase family protein encodes the protein MEPEQSDDGAGRPRPRRDRRGRGVRGPAVLPRSGPLGSPRPPRPRSRRETFDRIMLDIVTEIDGRWSTRLGLVEYAVEDTPQLPDDWDSGRVPLSSLVRGTGATPTRLVVFRRPLEHRAADRADLEAILLTVVVEQVAELLGIDPSEVDPRYPADTD
- a CDS encoding DUF5719 family protein, translating into MTESSTSSTPGAGRRSSVTPERRIDIIVALAIVLPTVVALCVTLIGREGDPVAGLRPPTTSTLTAATLACPAGLDGTSGPVRAVRAPGVPGGKVAVRTSATPVDQGSGTSQGTTKEGAEVTVTVGGGVVVPASGGATVLDGRGDAAPGLVAGRGDRLAVPECRAPSYDEWLVGISGSARYATTLELVNPDDGDAVVDLELLGPAGPIDEPGLRGIQVPGHSVKRLELAKVAPMADVAAAHLTVTRGRVTATARNTRDPLGRGRVTTDFLPAHAEPATTNLILGIPERRAGPTLFLANPGADEIRVTTRLVTADASFTPAGAEEIKVAPHSIRTVSLTSVLSGDAAKGVVGVELRSTGPVTSSVRLLTKTDLVLLAPVPLLRDPAAAVLPLGAKTLLLGGADRTGVVHVKSYDAAGTVLADKPVEVGPDRAVSLALPPKAVTITVEARNTTVGAVVSIPATGRGPGLATIRVRAAELRSRIPVVVPQ
- a CDS encoding DUF808 domain-containing protein, which translates into the protein MSAGLFGLLDDVAAIAKLAAASIDDVGAAAGRATTKAAGVVIDDTAVTPQYVHGLAADRELPIVKQIAIGSIRNKLLIILPAALLLSEFLPDLLPIILMAGGTFLAYEGAHKVWHMLSDHDDHDTPVSEVSPEAEKAMIAGAVRTDLILSAEIMVIALADIDDDASFWARLAILVVVAFVITIAVYGVVALIVKMDDVGLNLAQRKASFVQAIGRGLVAGMPKLLSFISIVGTVAMLWVGGHILLVNIHEVGWWDAPYEWVHGIEHDIKHAVHGFLGGVLAWLANTGISAVIGLVVGSVVVAITRVLPFTGDKDPIEHYDTDESSDAPANPSH
- a CDS encoding SIS domain-containing protein, producing the protein MVWFDESRLDDQSALGSADLRLRTLAESGARVRREVGAAADAIAEAVSRASDTRPRAVIAAGPDSRLLRAVLEPFCPVPFVAWPAPALPGWAGSLDLVVVLAPEGSDPGTASAVAEAARRGCQLVVATPSESLVAQHATGRWTTILPTDTADQLATAVAMLSFLGQIQLGPNADPEAVADALDVVAIACSPNRDISINPAKMLAISLADASPLVWGGSVLAARAARRVAESIRRTSGRTALAGDAEHLLPVIEAARARNVFADPFADDDGERRPVLVILDDGVDDPVVRDQRIRLEEACLGHDVRIEHVASEAAGEVDRYASLLLNGTYAAEYLRLGLVPD
- a CDS encoding DUF3499 domain-containing protein; this encodes MPAQQGLRTCSRTACARRAVATLTYVYADSTAVLGPLATFAEPHAYDLCETHSERLSAPRGWEVLRLALGTQQSGPSGDDLLALADAVREAARPVRRPVIEQPRETGRETARKGHLRMLTSDD
- a CDS encoding phosphomannomutase/phosphoglucomutase — encoded protein: MASATTSPDNLSKVFKAYDVRGIVGEQLDEELARAAGSAYVEVLGIDALVIGYDMRPSSPSLAGAFADGATTAGADVTMIGLASTDQLYFASGHLGLPGAMFTASHNPAQYNGIKLCRAYAQPVGVESGLAEIRDRVAAVSTGSTNGAGSTNGAGSTNGRTGAVGNLDVLQAYAAHLLSLAPVTGRKLKVVVDAGNGMAGHTAPAVFDRLADQVDMVPMYFELDGTFPNHEANPIEAANLVDLQKRVLAERADIGLAFDGDADRCFLVDERGELVSPSTLTALIAARELAKEPGSTIIYNLITSRAVPEIVTELGGTPVRTRVGHSYIKAEMAETDAIFGGEHSGHFYFRDFWRADSGMLAALHAMAALAEADVPLSRLLEDYERYPLSGEINSTVEDQGAVLVALEKEYDARDGVTIDKLDGLSISHADWAFNVRASNTEPLLRLNAEGKDESTMARVRDEALAIIRGGK
- a CDS encoding Trm112 family protein, translating into MSPELLAIIVCPACKGDLTLTPAAAADGTDELVCGGCGLAYPVRDGIPVLLVDEARSPA
- a CDS encoding acyltransferase family protein, translating into MPSTTRDPWLDNAKMALVALVVLGHTWALLPPGGPGGALYDFLYLWHMPAFVFVSGYLSRAFTWAPGRMWQLVTTLAVPYLVFEAALALFRIKVGGENLVDLFTDPHFPLWYLPALIVWRLLTPMFRPLWGGVVVAVAVSLASGFIDGEFSQLFDFARILGLLPFFVLGLKATPERLEALRSRSARVLGAAVFAVIGLLALTLDRWASGDYLYFKPYAYVDASDQTAVLTRLLVLGVGMAGAVAWLAVVPRVGGWFAGMGAATMVVYLFHGFAVKGLEYAGFPEWAEGRPWLGLVAATVAGLGIALGLAVTPVRRLLQHVVDPFASADRRVDDAVALAVVVQEQERELVGEPVTVGR